From Pelagibacterium flavum:
AGCATGGGACCGGGCAACTGGCTGGAAATCGAAGGGACCGGTTCGTTCACCCTCGCCCTGACCCTTTACGATGCCGTGGTTTTTTCAGGCGCCAACACCACAATCGAGGCCATGCCGGCAATCGAGAAGGTGGCTTGTCAATGAGCCGGCTGCTGTTCTGGATATTGGGCGGGGTGGTGCTGGGCGGACTGATCCATCTGGTTGTCATTCTCACCCTGCCCGGCGCGGCAGTGCGCGACGTGTGGCATCGGCTGGAGGACAGCGCGCCGCTCGAAACCCTGGTCGTGTTCGACGATCTGGCCCCGGGCCAAGCCAATCCGTTGGGACTGGACCCCGAACTGCTCTATGGCGTGTGCCGCCTGGAACTGGGCGACGGGCCGGGTATCGTCAACGGGGAGTTGCCGCTGGCGTTCTGGTCGGTCGCGGTGTTCAACAATGACGGGCATGTGATCTATTCCACGACCAACCGTTCGGGATCGGGGGATCTGCTGGATATGGGCCTTTTCAACCCCGCCCAGACCCGGCTTCTGGCCGAGCAGCGTTTCGAGATCGACGAGGGACTGTTGATCGTTGAGGCACAAGGCAACGACGTTGCTGTCGTGGTGCGGCTGGCTCCGCCGCATCCGGCCATGCGGGAGCGCTATCGCGAGGCGCTGTCGCAGCTGAGCTGCTCGACTATCCGGTAGGCCTACTTTCGTACCAGCGGTTCAGGCGTGAACGGCGCCGTCGCGTAACGCGAGGCGATGGCCGTGTCCTTGAAGATCAATCCGTCCCCGCCGGAAAGGCAGAAATCGCCCGCCTGGGCCCGAGCCACGTAAGGTTGCATCCGCGCAAGCTGGGCGTCCACGACGCGACCTTCTTCATGCGGCGTTTCGACGAGAAGACGCTCAAGCGCGACAGAATAGGACTGATAGCGGTAGGTGAGCGCCCGGGTAAACCAGCCGATCGTCTGGTCGTTTTCCCATTTGCGGGCCGCGACCTGCGCCGCCGCGTCGGGGGCGGCGAGTGTCACGTTGGAAACAGCTATGGCGCGCTGGCGGTCCACTTCGATGACGCGGCAGATGGCGGCGAAGGTTGTGGGAATGGTTGCGATGTCGATGGCGATATCATCTGCCACCTTGCGGTATCGGACCCGAGAAGACTGGTACTGCGTGCTGCGCAGGGTCGAATAATAGCGATCCGCGATAAACCGGGTATCGAGATTGGCTGCAATGCGGGTGCGCTGAAGTTCGACGGCTGTGTCGTAGAACCAGTCATGAGCGTGCGGCGCGATGAGGAAACGCCAGACACGGTCATGCATCTCGCGTTCCTGATCGGTCTGATTGAAGGCCGAAACGGGCTCGCCATCGGCTGCAGCGCGCGCATTTCCCAGGGTCGGCATGATACGATCATGGAGCACGCCGGGCGCTGCGCGGCCGAAATCACCCGTTGGCCGGGCGCAGCCGGACAGCAACAAACACGCTACGGCTGCACATGCGCCGCCAAGCAACCAGTCCTTCAAAATCTTCAGCCCTTGCGGGTCCGCCTGATCTTTGGCCCCGGTGCGGGCTTATGCCCTCCGGCCCCGCGCTCATAGCGAACCCCTGTGAACAATATGACCTGCGCGCCCGGTCCGCCGGCTTTTGCCGGTGCAGAGCGGGCATCCTTGGGGCTGAATTTTACCAGCATACCCATAATTGGCCTCGTGGTGCGTCCGGTCCTCCGCTTACCCCAGCCGGCACCATGCCGTCCCGGATCCGAACATTACGCATTAAGACTTCGTCAAGGTTAACAGTCCGCTAACGAATCTCAGTCAATAGTGAGCAACAAGCAAGAGTGGACCGGGGGATCGAGTCGACCAAATGATCGGCTTTCAGCCATACGAAACGTTTCAGCTGCTGATTGAAACCGGCGGCGTCGAGCGGGCCAACACACTTCTGGTGGCCGCATGCGATGCCTATGCGCGACGCAGCAAGCCTTTGGCCGCCGAGGCCGAGCAGTTCGAGGCGTTGGCCCGACGCCTGTTTCCCACAGCCGCACCTACGGCCCGAGCCAAGGCGGCGGGTATTCTGGCGAGCGCGCAGCACCTGACACCCCAGCTCGAAATCCTGGTCTATGACCATCTGGGCACCGGTCTGATCGCCCATCTCGAACGCGCGCAATCGCTTTCAGACGATTTGCTGGAGCGGCTGATCGACAAGGGCAACACGGACGTGATCGCGGCCATCGCCCGGCGCCCTGCCCTGTCCAATGCCATCCTGGCCCGGCTGTTTCCGATCAACAGCCGCAAGGTCTATCGCGCGCTGGCTGCCAACACATCCATTGCGCCCCGTGGCGCCTACCTCAACGCGCTGACCCGTTCCGCCGAGATGGACCACGAAGTCGCCGCGATCCTTGCCGGGCGCGAGGATTTCGACGCGGCGCTTCTGACCGGCGTATTCTTCGATCTGCCCGAGGAGGGCCGGATCAACGTGTTGCGCGCCTATGCCCGCCGCAATCTGCCGCAAGCGCCCATGATGCGGACATTCGAGCAGATTTCGGTGGCCACCAACGAATTTACCGGGGCGCTCATGAAGCTGTTCTCGGAAAACCGCCGGCCAAAGATCACGCGCCTTCTCAGCCAGATCACCGGGCTCGATGAAATGCGTTGCGCCGAAATCGCCCACGACACGAGCGGCGCAGCGCTGTTCGTGGTGCTGCGGGCCTTCGGGTGCACGTCCTATGACGGGCTCAAAGTGCTCATTCATGCGACCAGCCACGATGCCGACCGATCCAAGACACTCGCGAGCTTTGCGCGGATGTTCGATGAAATCAGCGTCCCAGCCATGGTCTATGTGATGAGCGCCTGGCGGGGCGATGTCCGGCCCGCCGAACTCACCCGGCCCGAGTATGCGCGTTTCGTCGAGCCCAGCCGGCGGACACCCGAAGCCAATCCGGCGTCGAGAACCGGGACCGTGGGCGATCAGGCCATCGAGGCTCTCGACCGGATGAAATCCGCGCGCAAGGCGGGCTAGGAACAATCGGCAACCCTGTTGGGGCATCAATGACTGAATGTCGATTTAGTCCTAAGGTCTGGCCCTAGATCAGATCGAGCCCAAGGTCATCGGTGCGACAATCGACAGAGAGGACCCAGAGGTCCTGATCGAACTCGATTTCTCGCGCAATGCGATCCCTGACGGTCTGCGGGTCGGTGCGCTCGAAACGCTTCTGGAACACACGGTCGTCAGGAGGCGTGTCCATCAAGGCGCCGGGGGCCGGGGTAAAGAGCGAGACCGTACCGTCCAGGTGGTCGACTTCGATCCAGATCTGGCCGGCAATCGAATCGCCACGCCGCGAAACGACGCAGAAATTGCCCATATTGTTGTGGCGGCGCACGAAAGCGGCGCACCAGATGTCCGACCGAAGCTGCTGCATGAAGGCCAGCGTTACAGGAAAGCCCCGGCCTCGACCAGCATCTGACGCAGCACGGGGCTGACTTCGCCTGTCGGCCGGTAATTGTTGAAAATCTGGAACTGGCGAATGGCGCGCGCCGTCGCCTCGTCGGCAACACCATTGACCGGCCCTTGCAGGAAGCCAAGACGGCTCAGGCCGCGCTGAATATCGCTGACCAGATCGCCATTAAGAACGGCTGGAACGCTGGGCTCGGCCGTTGCCTCGGGCGCCTGGGGATCGGCGACGGGTACATCGGGCGAAATATCGGCGACCGTCTGGCGCTCGACGCTATTGGCCGGCGTCGGGGCCGTTTCCTGCATCTGGGCGAGAAGCGGGGCGATATCGTCGGTTTGCGGGGCCGCGGCAACCGGGGCCGGTTGCGGCGCCTGAGAGGTTTGCAAGGGAGCTTCCCTTACGGCCTTGATCACCTGAGGCGTTGCGGCGCCGGTGCGCGGGAGATTGAAGCGTGCCTCGAAATCGCGAATGGCGTCAGCAGTCCGGGGGCCGTAATAGCCATCGACAGTGCCATCGAAAATACCCATCGCCTTGAGCTTTTCCTGCAGGTCGGCAATGTCCTGGTTGCCAATGGCCGGGGGTGCGGACTCTTGCGCGGCCGGGGCGGGCGCTTCTGCCTGCTGGCTCGTGGCGGGCGCTGACACAGGTGCGACGGGTTCAGCAACGGGCCGCTGCGGGATCTCGGCGGGCTCGACCACGACCGGCTCGATCGACACAGGTTGCGCGGCACCTGCCGATCCTGACGTAAACAGCGGCGCGGGGTGGCGCGTGTCTTGCAGAAACAGCGCGTTGGTGGCCGCCATCAGGGTCAGACCGGAGATCAGCACAAGGCCGGTCGACGCCATGGGCGAACGGGCAAAACGCGTAGCGCCCCACGAAAGGGCGTGACCGATCATGCTGGCGGCACCAGCGCCTAGAGCGAGGGGAATCTGGGCAATGCCGGCGTTCATTGTGCTGCGCTTCTTTTTTCGTCTTCGAGCCATTTGTTTTCGTCGCTATCGCGCTTGGTCGCGTAAAGATGTTCGATGGTTGCCGAGCTTTTGCCTGCGCCCAGCGGGCCTTCGAGTGGCAGGAGCACGCTTATGGTGGTTCCCAGGCCCTGCTCGGACGCCACATCAAGCAGGCCCCCGTGCAGGCTGACCAGCCCCTTGACGATCGAGAGGCCCAGCCCGGTGCCCTCGTAGCGCCGTGAAAGGCTGTCCTGACCCTGCAAGAACGGCTCGCCGATCCGCTCGACCGTCTCGGGGGGCATGCCTATTCCCGAATCACTGACCGAGATGGCGAGCATTTTGCCCTGGCGGCGCATGGCCAGCGTGACTATGCCACCATCATGACTGAATTTCACGGCGTTGGAGAGCAGATTTATCAAAATCTGCCGGCAGGCCCGCTCATCGCCCATGATCTGGGGCAATTTCTCGGGAACCGCGGCCTCGATGGTGACGGCACGATCGCGGGCCAGGGTTTCAACCATCTGCATGCACGGCTCGACCAGCGCCTGGGGCGCAAACAGTTCGGCGTGAACCTCGAACTTGCCGGCCTCGATCTTGGACATATCGAGCAGCATGTTGACGACGTCGAGAAGGTGATGGCCGCTGCGGCTGATGTGGCCGGCATATTCGGCGTGGGTCGGAGACAGCGTGCCGCCGATCCCTTCGGCCATCATGTCGGAAAAGCCCACAATGGCGTTGAGCGGCGTGCGCAACTCATGGCCGATGGTGGCAAGGAAGCGCGATTTGGCTTCCGAGGCCTCTTCGGCCTGCTTGCGCGCCGCATCGACCTGACGCTCGGCGTCCTTGCGCGCGCTGACATCGCGAAGGACCGCCAACACGTCGTTCGATGAACCGGTGGCACATTCGCCTTCCAGCGGCGCGAGCGCGAATTCGACCCAGATATAGCGCGCTCCGGCGCCCGGTTCGGCATCGTCGCGGCGCAGACGCAGTTCGATGGTGCTTGCCCCGGTGCCATTCGATGCGTCCGAAATGGCCTTGCGGTAAGCGGGACGGTCCATGACATGGACGCGCTCGAAAAGGCCGGCGCCGTCGAGCTCGAAGGTGCGGCAGCCCAGGAGATTGCCCGCAGAGCGCGAAATGAAGACCGGGCCGCCATCCGCGCCATAACGCACCACGGCGCCGAGGATGTTTTCTGCCAATACTGCAAAGGCGCGGGTCTGGGATACCGGGGATTCGGCCGAGATAATTTCGAGCCGGGTGGCACTGATGGCCGCCACCGCCGCGAAAACGGCAAGTGCTATGAATGCGAAGGGTTGCAGCGAGCCTTGCAATGCCGCCGAAACGGGGCCGGTTGCAAATGCACTGGCCAAGAGAACCAGCGCCGGAATGGACCAGGCGAGCACGCGGTATCGGCTCTTGGCGAGGACCTGGCCGTAAAGCGCGGCCATAAGCGCGAAAGCAAGTCCAAGATCGATCATGGCCGGATCGCCCACGGCGATCACTGCGGCGGCTAGGCCGAGCGCCAGGGCGTGAACCGCAATTGTGGGTTCGAAATCGCCGCGCAAAAGCAGGGCACCCGAAACCGCGACAAGCCCCGAGGCGACCATTGTTGCGACCAGGGGTGCAACATTGCCGCCAAAAAGCATGACGAGGGACAAGGCCATCGTCAGACCCAGGCCAGCCATCATTGCGAGTGTGTTGAGCGCCAGAACACGATGCAGCACGGTATTGCGCTGGCCGGACCGTATGGGGGCCGCCGCAAACTGAGAGGCAATAGTGAAATCCGCAAAGGGGTTACGCATGAAATGCTCAACTTTTAGATGCCGCGATACGCTGCGGCCTTGCTTCAGGACGGCGTCCCTCGGCTGGACCACACTTCCACCCAAGCCCTAAGACACCATTAAGTCGGACGGCCTGAGGCAGGCTCGAACCGGAATCGGTGAACGTTCGGGGCAGGTTTCTGGGGGTAGCGTAAACAGAGTCTTGCTTAACGGCGTGCTGTCGAGACCGAAGGCATTTGGACAAAATACGCATAAAATTTTAGGCGAGTTTGCTAAAAATGCTTCACGGCGGAACGCTAGCCTGTCCCTCGACGCTGTCCATATGTCCCGGACGACGAGGTTTGGTTTCATGTTTGTTGTTCGTTCCGCCTTCTGGCTTTCCGCCGCCTTTCTCATCATGGCGCCCAGTGCGGGCATGGATGTCGGCGCTTCAGCGCGCACGACCGGCGAACGCCTGGCCAGCCAGGGCGCCCAGGCGGTCAGCCAAACGCTGATGCCCGCAGACTGCCAAAGCGTCGAGTGCGCCGTGGGGCGGACGGTGTTGGCCCAGATCGCCACGCCGCAGGCAACGGAACCGGCGACAATGAGTGCCTTCCCCCCTCCCCGTCCCGCTTGGGCATACTGATGGACCTGCCCCCTTCCAATGGATGGGATCAGGGACTAAATAGCGGGCATGAATACTACAGCCGCTTTTGACGAAATCGCCGACAATCTGTCCTTCCTCGACGACTGGGAGGACCGGTATCGCTACATCATCGAGCTGGGGCAGAGCCTGGCTCCACTGACCGAAGACGAGCACAGCGCCAGCAACAAGGTGCATGGATGCGCATCGCAGGTGTGGCTGGTGACCGAAAGCGAGCCAAGTGACGCGGGCACGGTGCTGACCTTCCGGGGTGATTCCGATGCGATGATCGTGCGGGGGTTGGTGGCCATTGTCCTGGCGCTTTATTCGGGCCGCACGGCAGCCGATATCGCGGCGACCGACG
This genomic window contains:
- a CDS encoding peptidoglycan-binding domain-containing protein, with the protein product MNAGIAQIPLALGAGAASMIGHALSWGATRFARSPMASTGLVLISGLTLMAATNALFLQDTRHPAPLFTSGSAGAAQPVSIEPVVVEPAEIPQRPVAEPVAPVSAPATSQQAEAPAPAAQESAPPAIGNQDIADLQEKLKAMGIFDGTVDGYYGPRTADAIRDFEARFNLPRTGAATPQVIKAVREAPLQTSQAPQPAPVAAAPQTDDIAPLLAQMQETAPTPANSVERQTVADISPDVPVADPQAPEATAEPSVPAVLNGDLVSDIQRGLSRLGFLQGPVNGVADEATARAIRQFQIFNNYRPTGEVSPVLRQMLVEAGAFL
- a CDS encoding sensor histidine kinase — its product is MRNPFADFTIASQFAAAPIRSGQRNTVLHRVLALNTLAMMAGLGLTMALSLVMLFGGNVAPLVATMVASGLVAVSGALLLRGDFEPTIAVHALALGLAAAVIAVGDPAMIDLGLAFALMAALYGQVLAKSRYRVLAWSIPALVLLASAFATGPVSAALQGSLQPFAFIALAVFAAVAAISATRLEIISAESPVSQTRAFAVLAENILGAVVRYGADGGPVFISRSAGNLLGCRTFELDGAGLFERVHVMDRPAYRKAISDASNGTGASTIELRLRRDDAEPGAGARYIWVEFALAPLEGECATGSSNDVLAVLRDVSARKDAERQVDAARKQAEEASEAKSRFLATIGHELRTPLNAIVGFSDMMAEGIGGTLSPTHAEYAGHISRSGHHLLDVVNMLLDMSKIEAGKFEVHAELFAPQALVEPCMQMVETLARDRAVTIEAAVPEKLPQIMGDERACRQILINLLSNAVKFSHDGGIVTLAMRRQGKMLAISVSDSGIGMPPETVERIGEPFLQGQDSLSRRYEGTGLGLSIVKGLVSLHGGLLDVASEQGLGTTISVLLPLEGPLGAGKSSATIEHLYATKRDSDENKWLEDEKRSAAQ
- a CDS encoding DUF2336 domain-containing protein is translated as MIGFQPYETFQLLIETGGVERANTLLVAACDAYARRSKPLAAEAEQFEALARRLFPTAAPTARAKAAGILASAQHLTPQLEILVYDHLGTGLIAHLERAQSLSDDLLERLIDKGNTDVIAAIARRPALSNAILARLFPINSRKVYRALAANTSIAPRGAYLNALTRSAEMDHEVAAILAGREDFDAALLTGVFFDLPEEGRINVLRAYARRNLPQAPMMRTFEQISVATNEFTGALMKLFSENRRPKITRLLSQITGLDEMRCAEIAHDTSGAALFVVLRAFGCTSYDGLKVLIHATSHDADRSKTLASFARMFDEISVPAMVYVMSAWRGDVRPAELTRPEYARFVEPSRRTPEANPASRTGTVGDQAIEALDRMKSARKAG
- a CDS encoding DUF1254 domain-containing protein; the encoded protein is MSRLLFWILGGVVLGGLIHLVVILTLPGAAVRDVWHRLEDSAPLETLVVFDDLAPGQANPLGLDPELLYGVCRLELGDGPGIVNGELPLAFWSVAVFNNDGHVIYSTTNRSGSGDLLDMGLFNPAQTRLLAEQRFEIDEGLLIVEAQGNDVAVVVRLAPPHPAMRERYREALSQLSCSTIR
- a CDS encoding SufE family protein codes for the protein MNTTAAFDEIADNLSFLDDWEDRYRYIIELGQSLAPLTEDEHSASNKVHGCASQVWLVTESEPSDAGTVLTFRGDSDAMIVRGLVAIVLALYSGRTAADIAATDALPILDSIGLREHLSTQRSNGLAAMVTRLRADAQAAVQV
- a CDS encoding DUF1491 family protein; amino-acid sequence: MQQLRSDIWCAAFVRRHNNMGNFCVVSRRGDSIAGQIWIEVDHLDGTVSLFTPAPGALMDTPPDDRVFQKRFERTDPQTVRDRIAREIEFDQDLWVLSVDCRTDDLGLDLI